The Triticum urartu cultivar G1812 chromosome 6, Tu2.1, whole genome shotgun sequence genome includes the window accacggcagaagatagaaagagaacgaaagtcattccctatgcctcagccataggttctataaagtatgccatgctgtgtaccagatctattttataccctacactgagttaagcaagggagtaaaatagtgatctaggagtagatcactggattGCGGTCAAAATTacccttagtggaataaggatatgtttctcgattatggaggtgacaaaaggttcgtcgtaaagggttacatcgatgcaagttttgacaccgatccagatgaatctaagtctacatctggatatatattgaaagtgggagcaattagctaaagtagctccgtgcagagcattgtagacatagaagtttgcaagatacatacggatctgaatttggcagacccgttgactaaacttctctcacaagcaaagaatgatcacaccttagtactctttgggtgttaatcacacaacgatgtgaactagattattgactctagtaaaccctttgggtgttggtcacatgacgatgtgaactatgggtgttcatcacatggcaatgtgaactagattattgactctagtgcaagtggtagactgaaggaaatatgccctagaggtaataataaagttattatttatttccttatatcatgataaatgtttattattcatgctagaattgtcttaaccggaaacttgatacatgtgtgaatacatagacaaacagagtgtcactagtatgcctctacttgactagctcgttgaatcaaagatggttaagtttcctagccatagacatgagttgtcatttgattaacgggatcacatcattagagaatgatgtgattgacttgacccattccattagcttagcacttgatcgtttagtatgttgttattgctttcttcatgacttacacatgttcctatgactatgagattatgcaactcccgtttaccggaggaacactttgtgtgctaccaaacgtcacaacgtaactgggtgattataaaggtgctctacaggtgtctacgaaggtacttgttgagttggcgtatttcgagattaggatttgtcactccgattgtcggagaggtatctctgggcccactcggtaacgcacatcactataagccttgcaaacattgtaactaatgagttagttgcgggatgatgtattacgaaacgagtaaagagacttgccggtaacgagattgaactaggtattgagataccgacgatcgaatctcgggcaagtaacataccgatgacaaagggaacaacatatgttgttgtgcggtttgaccgataaagatcttcgtagaatatgtaggggccaatatgaacatccaggttccgctattggttattgaccggagacgtgtctcggtcatgtctacatagttctcgaacccgtagggtccgcacgcttaaagttcgttgacgatcagtattatgagtttatgtgatttgatgtaccaaaggtagttcggagtcccggatgagatcggggacatgacgaggagtctcgaaatggtcaatacataaagatcgatatattggaatgCTATATTCGGAtattggaaaggttccgagtgattcgggtatttttcaaagtatcggggagttacgggaattcgttcggggagtcaatgggccttagtgggaaggagagGCATCAGCCAGGAGGTGgtgcgcgcccctcccaagcccagtccgaattggacaaggggtttcgggcgtggcccccctctcccctccttctccactcctcctcctttcccccttctcctagttggactagcaAAGGAgaaaacctactcctactaggagtaggaatcctactcccttggcgcgcccctcctagagtcggcctcctcctccctccctcctttatatacgggggcaagggggcaccccaagacacaataattgatcattgatctcttagccgtgtgcggtgcccccctccaccacaatccaccttgatcatatcgtagtagtgcttaggcgaagccctgtgtcggtagcatcatcatcaccatcaccacgtcgttgtgctgacgaaactctcccgtgaagctctgctggatcggagttcgtgggacgtcatcgagttgaacgtgtgcagaactcggaggtgccgtgcgttcggtacttggatcggtcggatcgtgaagacgtacgactacatcaaccgcgttgtgctaacgcttccgcattcggtctacgagggtacgtggacacactctcccctctcgtttctatgcatcaccatgatcctgtgtgtgcgtaggatttttttttaaattactacgttccccaacaccgcgtccccccgagcgccgccgcctgcgccgagagcgtggccgccttcgccgagagtgccgccgcatccgcattgagcaCAACCGCTTCCACTGAGAGGGCGTCTGCGGCAGCCGACAGGGCAGCTGCAGCAGCCAAGACAGCTGCAGTTGTTGCTGCTGTGATAGCggctgcaaacgccgagagcgctcgagctACCGTCTGTGCCGCcgatgtcgccctggcccgggtcgaggccGTCCACGCCAATatcgaggatgcacacgccaagatgttccaggccacctcggactccagcatgcaaTCCACGTATGAAAAGGCGgtggtggccatggagcacctgctttcccatgaggtcgccgagcgggagctggagatgcaggaggcggcggagatcgaggagcgccgggaggaggagttgcgcgtggccgaggtcgaggtagagaagagtctgtctgtcgaggaatcggcggtggagtaACAACGCGAGCTGGCGCAtccactactacgagtactacaaccttgagggcggcgccgaggacgaggacgaggacgcggtcAACTTCAGTAGAgggacgcggagtccaccaacggcagcatgtcgccaggacaagtcatcgacgtctcatctcacaccggcgatgcataggccaGCGCGGCGACGGGattgttaaaattatgcgtacttaggctttgtttttaatgctggtcttttgttagagcaatgtttaggtcaactggctctgtttaattactaaaattgctcgattcagtaagtgtggtatgtctactatacgctcttttgtgtgcccaaattagcaagcgatgttaaattgtGCAATGACGTGcccggggaaatttccaccaaaatttgaattatcaaactcatcccatgcgcgtaaagcagaagaatcgttttgcgatgcacacaatcattcaaaatgaatggtccggcggcaccgcgtgcaaagtttccctccatatttttaaaattttggcctaccgccaaaatatctactcctgccccctcccctcttccccacccttttctccccgaccacaagtcacatttcccctgttttctccttccttcctaagctatagccactttctcgctctcgccgtctcgcatcctaccgccggggtcACCATGGTCTTGTTCAAAgacctctccagcggttcctcctccggcgacgactccttcactccccgggtatgcctctcttctctctctcgggttatgacttggaatgaagaaTTTTTACCCGgcggtcgatttgagtcatttcttcctcttgtagcttcCTAGaaccatcagtggcaacgaatggagcggggtggctgaagatctatctgctcattgtcaccatcaatctccatgcgtgaagttagttgcgtttgaatctgtggacagtgggaggaagtttatggcatgtgcagagaaggttagaccctctttcgttgttacaaaaCATTtattagatgtgattcagacactgtcatggtcccaacccattcataccacaccttcaaccaaacgcatcctaagacagtgtcacaatttgtacctagtatctaaaattattgccatctcatcagcgctgccattagaaaattatttagCACCGCTTCaacagtttgtgcagccaactttggtccacacatccgagcagccaagcagtaaaatactaaatctttatggcacgaaggaactgggcatcgaagcaactaggtgctccggagtccgggtccctgaATTTTTCCACTGCATCGGCTCGCCCATGCACGACACCGAtgcgagatgtagcaacaatTGTCTTTACTCCAGTtctggcatacatagtggacggccttagtgctattagttctatgttactaaatttgtgcatgtacacacctattagtatcaatttgctgtcatccaaacattgtcgctatgttgttgcagttatatttaccttcctcataaaatggtcaattttttatttattgtacatgactAAGAACTTGTAGTGTTGTTGTAGTTAATATAGCTTCCGATGTttcagaatttggttgttgtctcagtaacaattaattcatttgcacattgatctttttgagaagatatgtcataattaacatgtttcttcagtttttcaaaataagcattggtgattttctatgttgctataaacccatttccccaaCAATTGTTAccgatctagttttaaatattataagataaacggaagtgttcttacttggagtgggttgatcaagagtggccatagtctttgaagatgtgcctagtgAACAGaggtaggcttagagaaagtgttgtcaacgcTGAAGAATATTTAAAGGTGCGGGATAAAAagaggaaggtggagaatgagctcataTTTTTTAAAttagactttgctaagatggtgttggtgaaggaggaggcactttcccagttggccagTGCAAAACAAGTTCTTAttgaactgaaagcagaggtggataagacgagcctggatgatctcgattagaaAAATAAATATATTGTTctaatattgttcttatgaagttgaactagttATATGTTGTAttgtgttgttttcatgtagctatcgtactatgatgttataatatatttatgcgcctgatatgaaattggcaaacaactgttcgatatgaaatgtgaatttgcgtaatactggaattattaattatAAACTAATAAACTTGCTAAATGTGTCATGaaactttgcaaacggttctagcagtaaaagcgcttgtgatggatagtCCAATGCCAACAGTTTTCTttatcaaatcgtgtgtgatgtagttgataaaagcaaatagttaatcaaggcagagcgtgtgtgatagttacacctttcacacacgaggctacacataaaactgtgtgggatgtacatacaaacGAAAACGTTTCCGCTGGGTTGACTGCGTGgaatgtacataagaacggaaacatATTTCTtcgattgactgtgtgtgatatacatacctacgaaaatgtttttctgggattcaccgtgtgggatgtaaatacctacgaaaatgtttttctgggattcattGTGTGaaatgtacatacctatggaaatgattgggtttcgatacctcgcccgatcgcacacgagctcatttggtgtcctactcccaggagggcctatccccgacgatttttGGGTTGTGTCGGAAGGAACCCCCTATCGTccacactcacttggcaacgGTTCCAATTGCCGTCACGGttaggggttaaaaaccgtttgtataacACCGACACGTACCAGTGTTATGGAGCTAGAGTTAGGGCTAACGGAGGCCTATGGGACCCACGAGCTAGTTTCATTTAAATCCTGCAAATTAGAGTCTAAAACAAGAGCAAAAGGGTTTGAAAATGTAAAAATATTTGAGACGTATCAACGAGCTCCTAAAGAATGTACAGCCGCATATGTGATTTTTTTTCAAAGTTTTCCACCATTCTCTTGGAAAATGTGAGTAATGTTTCAGATCATGAACAAAATTTTGAAACACTCCCTCCGTTCCACAACTAACCTAGTGTcatacattatgggacggagggagtacttcacattttttgaatttttgaacaTTTATCGAAACatgtgaacaaaatttgaaattagATCACAAATTAAAAAACAAGAACAATTTATAAAATCTGTGAAGAAAAATTGGAaaatatgaacattttttgaatttgtgaacgaaaattgaaaacatgaacatttttataaaagCAAACATTTTAATTCTGAAAGAACTTTTGAATAAACAAACATTTTCTAAATTTGAGGAAAAATTTGAAAAACAGGAATATATTTCGAATTTTTGAACATATTATGGAAAAGACAAACAAATTTTGAAAACTTCCAATTTTTTATTAAAACCCAAACATTTATTttaaaagaaaacaaaaatgaAAACACGAATAACTTCATGAAACACAAACATTTTATTTTACGGCAAAACAAATCTTGAAAACCTGAACAAATTCTGAAAAttatgaacaaaatttgaaattccGAATATTTTTTGGAAAATGTGAACAAATTTGGAAAACATGAAAAACAATTTGATCATTCTCAGAATTTTGAACAATTATTATAAATTATGTACAAAATTCAAAATTCCAAACATTTTTCAAAATCACGAATACATTTTGAGAATGTGAACAAAATTCGAATTTTTCGAATTTATTTTTATTATGTTGAAGATTTTGTGAAATTTTctattttttaaaataaaaaagaaaggaaaaaagaaacagaaagaaaacaagaaacaagaaaagaaaagaaaagaaaagaaaagaaagaaacaGAAAAACGAAACAATAAAAAACGAAAAATAAAACCATAACTGGAAAACTAAATAAAATGTTTAGGAGGCTTCTGGAAGGTTCCCAAACCGGAACAGATCAGGTACCAACGGTGGGTTACACACTTGGATGGGCTGGCCCATACAATCGATCAGGGTGTGCGATACCTCGACTATTTGCCACAAACGCGACAAATAGGAAATGCGCGTGTTGTGGACCGAGCCGCATGATATAGCGTTTCACGAAAGAGGTACAGTGAAGCAAATGGGTTTCATGAGGCCCAAAATTGTGATGAGAGCAGCGGCCTATCATGGGCAGCGATCATTAGTCAGTCGCGAAAGAAGCGAGCTTTACGTGCAATTTGGGGCTAATCGGACGGCCAAAAACACTCAAAAGTGATGCTCAAACGGCtgcaaacactcatggcctggGAGGGCTGGAACATTGAGCAGTTATAATGTTTCTAATTATCATTAACATATCCTTATTTAGTTTTTTGGTCTTTGGAAATATACTTTCTTCACGAACCTTAAATTTCCTCTTCTTATGGTCTCTTTGATAGTTATTCCGGCAATTCTCTGCATTATAAGATATACAGTCAGTTTAAATTGGTGTAATGTGATTGAATAAGCATAAAAATAGAGTATTTAACCTCCGAAAATATAGTAAAAATGCTCCTATCATTCCTCTCGCCTCTGTGCCTTCCGGCGCTAGTGAggtggggggggagggggggaacCTGGTCTGGGGTGGCTATGTAGTCTAAAGTCACCCTAGATATACCTAGGGTTAAGTCTAGGTGTATGGCTGACGATGGTGCCATTAGTAGCGAGGAATAAGTTATCCTCATTCTAGCAATGTTGTTCGACATCGGTGGAAGGCATGTAAAGTTTCAGTCAGGGACAGATCTTGGCCCTTATTTTTTGTCTTTGTTCTGTCTAGGTGGTCACGAATGACATCGTTTGGCGAAATGAATGACGGTGGTTCGTGTTTTTGATCTTCTGATTTAATCTCTGATAGGTGATGCACGATCAGCTCTTTGTTAGGAAACTAGTGAGGTAAGGTCTTCTCGGCTCTGATTTGCCGGATCTAGGATGGTTGTGTACTCAACTTCTTCTCTGGGGGTGACAATTTGTTCCTTATGCCGTTGTCGACGATTTCTTCTGGCTACCATCGACAACTTCCTGACCGCTACGTCAAGAACGCCCCCTAGATCGGAGGGTGTTTCGAAAATCTAGATGTGGCATCGAGCTTTGCTGATGGCGTGCCCACAAGCCACGATGAGTACATGAGGAAGACGAACCTACGTGTTATCCCTACGCGGGTATATCCAAAGGACCTATGTGTTATTTTCTTCTTTTGTAAGATTTTTTTGTAAATGTTGAACAATTTTAATTAATACATGGCCTTGTACTTTTTGCAAAAGAAAAATTGTATCCCTACTGTAAGTTTTTTACAACGTGCTTTTCAAAAGATCATGTTATCCATAGAAAATCTTAGATTAatatattttaaaaaaaaatacCAGGTAAATCTTACTATCCACTATCATCATTCACTATCTAGAGAAAAAATTATATAAGACCAGGTCTCACGGTTAGTAGGTGAGACccgtcctgatggatgacacgtggcatttacaaatcacaaagcatctaaTCTCTTCCTCCGATTTTAAATGAAAGATGAGGGATGTTTTGTGATTTATGAATGTCAGGTATCATTAGGAGGATCTCGCGTGACACCTGGTCTCGTAGATTCTTTTCCCACTATCCAGAGCCTTCTCCCCTTCCGCTCCTGGCGGCCGTACCGCACCGTGACCGCCGTCGCCTCAATCTCCACCAACactcgccgccgccgacgccgacACCGCCACCGCCATCGCCGCTCCCCTTCTTCGTCGCCCCTCAAGACATCGCGCCACTGGGTCTCCTTCCTCTGAGGTATGAGCATCTAGGTTGCTTCCCTAGGTTGCTGGTCTCTTTGTTGTTGTTAAATCAAATCAATGAATCCCGCCGGCTACTGTAGGGCAGGGAGGGGACCTTTACGATTTCTCGGTGCGCCCCGCCTAGATCCGCCCAAGGACGCGTACCCGATTAGTTTGCCGGATCGATTCCGTGTTTTTTTGAGGAATCTATTTCATTTTTCAGAAATCGATCGATTCCGTGTTCGTATTGGCCTCTCTTTCTTCCGGCCTACAATGCAATTATAAGGAAGTATCTTTTCTATCTATCTATATATACAGATCCCACCGGTTGTGCGATCTATCCCGAGACCGCGAGCGACGAAGCAGGGGAGAGGAAGGCAGCACAGCAGCAGGATCCATCGACTCCATGGGAGCCTGGTTCTCTTACCCTGGGAAGATGATACTGGATTGGATGGCGCAGCGTAAGATCCCAAGAGTATCACCTCGATCTGATGTCCCCTCGTTTGATGTGCGTAAACCGCGCACACCAGAGTACGTGACGTATATCTCAAGGAATTTTTACCTTGTTTTCTTTTCTTATATTGTCAATACATTCCTCGATCGATTGCGTTGAATCCCTGTTTTGTTTTGTTTATTATATATAATTAATCGTTTCCTTTGATGACAGAGAATTCGATGACCACCGCATTTGCAAACTCGCCCTCTATGCCCTCCGACATTACAACTCCAACCACCCGGTACAATACTCTACTACAGATCCACAGGCTACCTGCAGCTAGTCTTTTCTCCGCCTCAATTCTTGCATATATATGTATCCATGTACTGCTTTAGTTAGTTATGCTTGTCTGAGATCCATTTCACTTGTATTATATATGCAGGATGCCATGTTCTGGTTTCCTGATCAGCCGAAGGTCGCCTGTGTTGCTTTCAGGGAAGATTACTGGTATCACCTGAACTTCTCTGCCCGCCGCACAGAAGGCAGCGACGAGCAGAGCTTCTTTGCTGAGCTACGCTATGTGCAGTGTCCATACAGACTAATTGTCGAAACATGCACCATCTTAGGTATGTGTACGTGGTGGTTCTAGTAATGTTCATGATACGCAACTTGGTTGATCCTAGCTAATTCTCTGccttcctctctccctcttcAGAAAAGCTGTTGAGCCGCTTCAGAAGCAGTTGCGCACTGTGTGTGGACGGATCCAATATTTTGCACCCAAGCGACATAGAACTTGGGTGTGGAAAGGAGGGGCATGAAGAGGAACTCTACCGTGAGAGGTGTAAATATAGCTGTGACAGGCGGAGAAAGGATTACTTCAGGAAGGAGATGCTTGAGACGCCCTCCCGGTTAGGAGGAGACAAATGCCCTAACTTTGGCGTGGAAAGGAGGGACACGAAGAGCAACTCCACTGTGAAAGGTGTAAATATAGCTGGGACAGGCGGAGGAGGGAGACGCCCTTCGTTTAGGAGGAGATAGATGCGTTCCTTGTTAGGAGGAGACGTGCCTTGATGTAGACTGAATCGACCATCGTGTTCTCTTCTCCAATCCTTGTCTAGTGCCTGTAAATTATCTT containing:
- the LOC125512584 gene encoding uncharacterized protein LOC125512584, which gives rise to MGAWFSYPGKMILDWMAQRKIPRVSPRSDVPSFDVRKPRTPEEFDDHRICKLALYALRHYNSNHPDAMFWFPDQPKVACVAFREDYWYHLNFSARRTEGSDEQSFFAELRYVQCPYRLIVETCTILEKLLSRFRSSCALCVDGSNILHPSDIELGCGKEGHEEELYRERCKYSCDRRRKDYFRKEMLETPSRLGGDKCPNFGVERRDTKSNSTVKGVNIAGTGGGGRRPSFRRR